The proteins below come from a single Leptospiraceae bacterium genomic window:
- a CDS encoding exonuclease domain-containing protein, with amino-acid sequence MKFSSDIVIFDLEASCKTFGKNEIEESNVIEIGAVKLDKKTLEIKSEYSQLIRPSEYEILPEISKITNITPEMVSDKPVFKEAILSFVQWYGEKNKSTLASFGIYYDLPLLRKEIRISGLNYADYFVGGGLDIRSLAIYWLAKNNHSTSGVSVLHTLEKMEVKTDFQFHRALDDAKATALILQKLVLD; translated from the coding sequence ATGAAATTCTCATCCGATATTGTAATTTTTGATCTAGAAGCGTCCTGCAAGACGTTTGGTAAAAATGAAATTGAAGAAAGTAACGTAATCGAAATCGGAGCTGTGAAGTTAGATAAAAAAACGCTCGAAATTAAAAGTGAATATTCTCAATTGATTCGACCGAGCGAATATGAGATATTACCCGAAATAAGTAAAATTACAAATATAACTCCAGAGATGGTTTCGGATAAACCAGTTTTTAAAGAAGCTATTCTTTCTTTTGTTCAATGGTATGGAGAAAAAAACAAATCTACATTAGCAAGTTTCGGGATATATTATGATTTGCCACTTCTTCGAAAAGAAATACGAATTTCCGGATTAAATTATGCTGATTATTTTGTCGGAGGAGGATTGGATATTCGTAGCCTTGCAATTTATTGGTTAGCGAAAAACAATCATTCTACCTCCGGAGTTTCCGTTTTACATACCCTAGAGAAAATGGAAGTAAAAACGGATTTTCAATTTCATCGTGCGCTTGACGATGCAAAAGCTACCGCATTGATTTTACAGAAACTAGTTTTAGATTAG
- the pepF gene encoding oligoendopeptidase F, which produces MNLTNIPNREEVPLDQTWILDDLFKDFADWEVAFNLLPKEEELKNLIEEKYKGKLKNSPQLLLDCFIYKDNLSRKLENLFVYANLRSAEDVGNKIANECSGKIEVKISSLNSLFAFMDPEILTIPDLKNWIITEPLSEYQFRINELLRFKLHILSEKEEAILSQMGVPLRVFDDIHSKWNNADLKFLPAKDSNGVEHIVSNSRMSLNLESSDRSLRENTFQSFYTEISKWRNTITSNYYGNMVGGSTVSKIRKFDSFIESELFQDDIPVSLYENLIATVRKNLDSLHHSMEIRKKILSIDSVAPFDRYVSLFQSESSLRFSWEEGRDLVLAAIAPLGEEYCSIAKKGLTTERWIDRAENVGKRSGAFSWGTYDSRPYILQTWNGTIGDVYTLAHELGHSMHSYYSHKFQPYHYGNYTIFVAEVASTLNEALLTNYILEEKKNTNLAKSVLSESIANFEGTVLRQVLFAAFEKEASAISDSGEVFTPDRLDDIYINLVKEWYGVHSSYPDFIKHEWMRIPHFYSAFYVYKYATSYCASLSLSQSLQKDPVSTQQKIFTFLKSGGSKPSLEILNSAGVNLLKSETIDSAFEHYRQNIKRAEEILLK; this is translated from the coding sequence ATGAATTTAACTAATATACCAAATAGAGAAGAAGTACCGTTAGACCAAACTTGGATTTTAGATGATCTTTTTAAAGATTTTGCAGACTGGGAAGTTGCATTCAATTTATTGCCAAAAGAAGAAGAACTAAAAAACTTAATTGAAGAAAAGTATAAAGGAAAACTAAAAAATTCTCCTCAGCTTTTATTAGATTGTTTTATTTATAAAGATAACCTCTCTCGAAAATTAGAAAATTTATTTGTTTATGCAAATCTTAGAAGTGCAGAAGACGTAGGAAATAAAATAGCAAATGAATGTAGCGGAAAAATAGAAGTAAAAATTTCTTCTTTAAATTCTTTATTTGCTTTTATGGATCCAGAAATTCTAACCATTCCAGATTTAAAAAATTGGATAATTACTGAACCTTTGAGTGAATACCAATTTAGAATCAATGAATTACTTCGTTTTAAACTGCATATACTTTCTGAAAAGGAGGAAGCAATTCTTTCTCAAATGGGTGTACCGTTGCGGGTATTCGATGATATCCACAGTAAATGGAATAATGCAGATTTAAAATTTTTACCCGCCAAAGATTCAAATGGTGTTGAACATATAGTTTCAAATTCAAGAATGTCTCTCAACTTAGAGTCATCCGATCGTTCCTTACGTGAGAATACATTTCAGTCTTTTTATACCGAAATTTCCAAGTGGCGTAATACTATTACCTCCAACTATTACGGAAATATGGTTGGTGGTTCCACCGTCTCAAAAATTAGAAAATTTGATAGTTTCATTGAAAGTGAATTATTCCAAGATGATATTCCTGTGTCTCTGTATGAAAACTTAATCGCGACGGTGCGGAAAAACTTAGATAGTCTACACCATAGTATGGAAATTAGAAAAAAAATCCTATCTATAGACTCTGTTGCTCCTTTCGACCGATACGTGTCTCTATTTCAATCTGAATCCTCTTTACGATTTAGTTGGGAAGAGGGAAGGGATTTGGTATTAGCCGCAATAGCTCCACTTGGAGAAGAATATTGTTCTATCGCAAAAAAAGGTCTGACAACCGAAAGATGGATTGATAGAGCGGAAAATGTAGGTAAACGATCGGGAGCATTTTCTTGGGGGACATATGATTCAAGACCGTATATATTGCAGACTTGGAATGGAACAATTGGAGATGTATATACTCTTGCTCATGAGTTGGGTCATTCTATGCATAGTTATTACAGTCATAAATTTCAACCATATCATTATGGGAATTACACTATATTTGTCGCTGAAGTTGCTAGTACGTTAAATGAGGCATTATTAACAAATTATATCTTGGAAGAGAAAAAAAACACAAACTTAGCCAAATCAGTATTATCCGAATCCATAGCAAATTTTGAAGGGACTGTACTCCGGCAAGTTTTATTCGCCGCCTTTGAAAAAGAAGCTTCTGCTATTTCTGATTCAGGGGAAGTGTTTACTCCAGATCGATTAGATGATATATATATTAATTTGGTAAAAGAATGGTACGGAGTGCATAGTAGTTATCCAGATTTTATCAAACACGAATGGATGCGCATACCGCATTTTTACTCTGCATTTTATGTATATAAATATGCTACTAGTTACTGTGCGTCTCTGTCTTTAAGTCAATCACTCCAAAAGGATCCAGTTTCTACGCAACAGAAGATATTTACTTTTCTGAAGTCAGGTGGAAGTAAACCATCTCTGGAAATTTTAAATAGCGCTGGAGTAAATCTTTTAAAATCAGAAACAATCGACAGTGCTTTTGAACATTACAGACAAAATATTAAAAGAGCGGAAGAAATTTTGTTAAAGTAG
- the bioD gene encoding dethiobiotin synthase: MAIFITATGTNVGKTLFSSMLMAKYGRNYGLRYWKPVQTGALHESDLLRVKKLTGLQDKFFMDTDYHFVKAASPHYSGELEFKSVDTIRLAEKFMTQMSEPTIIEGAGGLLVPLNSSTLMIEILKKSRIPVVIVSSPELGTINHTLLSIEALQNRDIPIHGFYMLGEKNDLSRNNIFTIQEFSGVKCLGEIGIPASITDGKPFLQYVDTYFDTNESIKSLLK, from the coding sequence ATGGCAATATTTATCACAGCAACCGGTACAAATGTAGGAAAAACATTATTCTCTTCAATGCTTATGGCAAAGTATGGAAGAAATTACGGACTAAGGTATTGGAAACCAGTACAAACTGGAGCATTACATGAATCAGACCTCCTACGAGTAAAAAAATTAACCGGTTTACAGGATAAATTTTTTATGGATACCGATTACCACTTTGTGAAGGCAGCCTCTCCCCACTACTCAGGGGAATTGGAATTCAAAAGCGTAGACACCATACGACTTGCCGAAAAATTTATGACACAAATGTCAGAACCTACTATAATCGAAGGAGCCGGTGGCCTTTTAGTTCCGCTCAATTCTAGTACTTTAATGATTGAAATTTTAAAAAAATCAAGAATCCCTGTAGTAATAGTTTCCTCTCCCGAGCTAGGTACTATCAACCACACTCTTCTCTCCATTGAAGCACTTCAAAACAGAGACATTCCAATTCACGGATTTTACATGTTAGGGGAAAAGAACGATTTGTCTCGAAATAATATTTTTACAATTCAGGAATTTTCTGGAGTAAAATGTTTAGGCGAAATCGGAATCCCTGCGAGCATAACAGACGGTAAACCCTTTTTGCAATATGTAGATACTTATTTCGATACAAACGAATCTATAAAATCTCTGCTTAAATGA
- a CDS encoding acyltransferase family protein produces the protein MHKRLFYLDNLKTFALLLGVLFHTSIVYALDIGYAIKNSNLSYLFNILTHLIHVFRMPLFFFLSGFFSYMVLDNKGGKNFTLSRIERMFAPMLVGLVFFSPVQYYLVYNQKYTPISFWKFYLIFFTTSQFDFSHIWFLVYLSIFSFILIIEYKFRIIEKIFISTKFFFRFKMILSNNNFFADSYYLLFGKGVLFCFTAFFFTNFIFNKDESILRIQPVSFFYYLSFFISGVIAYKNKILQNFTLNPNITKPTIFIYLGVLFLLFVLFLFLNEIDPYWMNFQNECKKIILRGVHLFVDTSLAWSFIFLLLYFFKKYLDNTKHILDYLRNSGMSIYLIHHPISLILADYFMNTKISLWMKFSLHSILVYFLSFLFYHFIIKKSFILKRVFGTK, from the coding sequence ATGCATAAACGCCTATTTTATCTAGATAATTTGAAGACTTTTGCACTTTTGCTGGGAGTATTATTTCATACATCCATTGTTTATGCCCTTGATATTGGATATGCAATCAAAAATTCGAATTTAAGTTATTTATTTAACATTCTCACTCACCTAATTCATGTATTTAGAATGCCACTTTTCTTTTTTCTGTCAGGTTTTTTCTCCTATATGGTATTAGATAACAAAGGAGGGAAAAACTTCACACTTTCTAGAATCGAAAGAATGTTTGCTCCAATGTTGGTTGGATTAGTATTTTTTTCACCAGTTCAATACTATTTAGTTTACAACCAGAAATATACTCCAATTTCTTTTTGGAAATTTTACTTAATATTTTTTACTACGAGTCAATTTGATTTTTCACATATTTGGTTTTTGGTGTATCTTTCTATTTTTAGTTTTATATTGATTATAGAATATAAATTTCGAATCATCGAAAAAATTTTTATTTCTACAAAATTTTTCTTTAGATTTAAAATGATTCTATCAAATAATAATTTTTTTGCAGATAGTTATTATTTATTATTTGGGAAAGGAGTATTATTTTGTTTTACCGCATTTTTTTTTACGAATTTTATTTTTAATAAAGATGAATCAATACTTAGAATTCAGCCGGTATCTTTTTTTTACTACCTTTCTTTTTTTATTTCTGGGGTAATTGCTTATAAGAATAAAATACTCCAAAATTTTACATTGAATCCGAATATCACAAAACCTACTATATTTATATATTTAGGGGTACTATTTTTACTATTTGTTTTATTTTTATTTTTGAATGAAATCGATCCATACTGGATGAATTTTCAAAATGAATGTAAAAAAATTATTTTACGCGGAGTCCATTTATTTGTAGATACAAGTTTAGCTTGGAGTTTTATTTTTTTACTACTCTATTTCTTTAAAAAATACCTAGATAATACAAAACATATTTTAGATTATTTAAGAAATTCTGGAATGAGTATATATTTAATTCATCACCCTATCTCTTTGATTCTGGCGGATTATTTTATGAACACAAAAATATCTCTCTGGATGAAGTTTAGCCTACATTCCATTCTCGTTTACTTTCTCAGTTTTCTTTTCTATCACTTTATAATAAAAAAATCATTTATTTTAAAGAGAGTCTTTGGAACTAAGTAG
- the bioA gene encoding adenosylmethionine--8-amino-7-oxononanoate transaminase: MIWHPYTIQKGQPNPLKIVSAKGEFLYDEKGNPYIDAVSSWWISIHGHNHPYIIDKVKESISKLDHVLLAGYTHKNAEELANKLIEFTNHNFKSVFYSDNGSCAVDIGIKIAIQYFKNIGFENKINFLHFTNSYHGDTIGAMSVGGKSAFNSAFEPLLFNSPEFISPDCYNCPISKNPNNCIEECLNPIEKYLEKNQNSTAGIILEPILQGAAGMRIHKNEILTRLKSICDKYNVILILDEIFTGFGRTGKNFAYQNTDIKPDIITVAKGLTGGVLPLAATLVSEKIYEAFNSEDPNKAFYHGHTMTGNPSACAAGLASIELYEQENRLSDVLNLEFELKKRITNLKYKFKEKIINERVLGAVAAFEIEGNSNYLHPIASKIRQLSLSKGVMIRPLGNSVYIAPSYTISPSSLDRIFEVLNFVLDTI; encoded by the coding sequence ATGATTTGGCATCCCTATACGATTCAAAAAGGTCAACCTAATCCTCTAAAAATCGTTAGCGCAAAAGGCGAATTCCTATACGACGAAAAAGGAAACCCTTATATAGACGCAGTTTCTTCTTGGTGGATTAGTATTCATGGACACAATCATCCGTATATAATCGACAAAGTAAAAGAAAGTATTTCAAAATTAGACCATGTTTTACTTGCAGGTTATACTCACAAAAACGCAGAAGAATTAGCAAATAAACTAATCGAATTTACAAATCATAATTTTAAATCTGTATTTTATTCAGACAATGGATCTTGTGCTGTTGACATAGGAATTAAAATTGCAATCCAATATTTTAAAAATATAGGATTCGAGAATAAAATAAATTTTTTACATTTTACTAATTCCTACCACGGTGATACAATAGGCGCGATGTCCGTTGGCGGAAAATCAGCATTTAACTCTGCCTTTGAACCTTTATTATTTAATTCTCCTGAATTTATTTCTCCTGATTGTTATAACTGTCCGATTTCCAAAAATCCAAATAATTGTATTGAAGAATGCCTAAACCCTATTGAAAAATATTTAGAAAAAAACCAAAATTCGACAGCAGGTATTATTCTTGAACCAATTTTGCAAGGTGCGGCCGGGATGAGAATTCATAAAAATGAAATTCTTACAAGATTAAAATCGATTTGCGATAAATACAATGTTATTCTCATTTTAGATGAAATTTTTACGGGTTTTGGAAGAACCGGAAAAAATTTCGCATACCAAAATACGGATATAAAACCAGATATTATTACAGTTGCAAAAGGTTTAACTGGCGGTGTTTTGCCATTAGCCGCAACTTTAGTTTCAGAAAAAATCTACGAAGCATTTAATTCTGAAGACCCAAATAAAGCATTTTACCACGGACACACTATGACAGGAAATCCGTCTGCTTGTGCGGCCGGTCTCGCCTCTATCGAACTCTACGAACAAGAAAATCGTCTATCTGACGTCCTAAACTTAGAGTTCGAATTAAAAAAAAGAATAACAAACCTGAAATATAAGTTCAAGGAAAAAATTATAAATGAAAGAGTCCTTGGAGCAGTCGCCGCTTTTGAAATAGAGGGTAATTCAAATTACCTACACCCGATAGCTTCCAAAATCCGCCAACTTTCCCTTTCCAAAGGTGTCATGATACGTCCGCTCGGCAACTCCGTATATATCGCACCTTCTTATACCATTAGCCCGTCCTCCTTAGATCGAATATTTGAAGTTTTAAATTTTGTATTAGATACAATTTAA
- a CDS encoding OmpA family protein, with translation MKNKIFLSVLLIFFQIQLFANQHEKVIIGTIIGAGAYIETDDNTYSFKHTDLQKELSELTGKKVRMLCSFEEDSCNPLRYEIAPFVNEKNLQKWTIKKIPKYVYRGLTAFNPSVTPEGNILFWTVLTKEQSGSSTQKIWFSEMDSHGFWKKGIQMDPPLNNKAPAAIISALPGGNELFVFGSHADQETFEEIKKQLDAEKAEIIKTSKNAKEVEGRYAAVREKYRREMEKIQNKVPLYKSSKLGSGWSAPERIQFPDFYNLYRSEENANLQIFGGSTLSSSGKTLIYSAKHKDTVGRLDLYVSNAKDGVFPLGENLGKVINTEYEEMAPFLASDDRTLYFSSNGHNGLSIYYTQRIGDSWTDWAAPQETSKNLKGVNFFSIPASGNWAYASKEGHLLMTYLPTEAKPNPVIIVKGKIVTDKGLPIGAEVFYESLTTKENKGSTISDPNTGKFSIVLPYGDNYGFHAKKEGFLPIHRNKNLTDSEKLYQEVEVDMILPKIEKGGEIIINNLFFESNRSEIKKESEPELDRLGEVMKANKNLEVAIEGHTDNVGKNADNIALSLARATAVADYITKKFGIEPHRLKVEGKGEEAPVVENLTAESRAKNRRVVFRIIKN, from the coding sequence ATGAAAAATAAAATTTTCCTATCTGTTTTGTTGATTTTTTTTCAAATCCAACTATTCGCAAATCAGCACGAAAAAGTAATCATTGGAACTATCATCGGTGCCGGTGCTTATATTGAGACCGATGATAATACCTATTCTTTTAAACATACTGATTTACAAAAAGAACTTTCTGAGTTAACTGGTAAAAAAGTTAGAATGCTTTGTAGCTTTGAAGAGGACTCTTGTAACCCACTTCGATACGAAATTGCACCATTCGTAAATGAAAAAAATTTACAAAAATGGACAATTAAAAAAATTCCAAAATATGTTTATCGAGGGCTAACAGCATTTAACCCTTCTGTTACGCCTGAAGGAAATATTTTATTTTGGACTGTTTTAACAAAGGAACAAAGCGGAAGTAGTACCCAAAAAATTTGGTTTAGTGAAATGGATTCCCACGGGTTTTGGAAAAAGGGAATACAAATGGATCCACCTTTAAACAATAAAGCACCGGCGGCTATTATTTCTGCACTTCCAGGTGGGAATGAATTATTTGTATTCGGAAGTCATGCTGATCAAGAAACTTTTGAAGAAATTAAAAAACAATTAGATGCTGAAAAAGCGGAAATTATAAAAACTTCTAAGAATGCTAAAGAAGTAGAAGGTCGTTATGCGGCAGTTCGAGAAAAATACAGAAGAGAAATGGAAAAAATTCAAAACAAAGTTCCTCTGTACAAAAGTTCTAAACTAGGCAGTGGCTGGAGTGCTCCTGAAAGAATTCAATTTCCTGATTTTTATAATTTGTATAGAAGTGAGGAAAATGCAAATTTACAAATTTTTGGTGGTTCCACTCTTTCCTCTAGCGGCAAAACCCTAATTTACTCAGCAAAGCATAAAGATACTGTTGGCAGGTTGGATTTATATGTATCGAATGCAAAGGATGGAGTTTTTCCATTGGGTGAAAATCTTGGCAAAGTTATCAATACAGAGTATGAAGAAATGGCTCCTTTTTTAGCTTCTGATGATCGAACTTTATATTTTTCTAGCAATGGCCATAATGGACTGTCGATTTATTATACTCAAAGAATTGGAGATAGCTGGACAGATTGGGCAGCTCCACAAGAAACGTCTAAAAATTTAAAAGGTGTGAATTTTTTTTCTATTCCTGCTTCGGGTAATTGGGCTTATGCGAGCAAAGAAGGGCACTTACTCATGACTTACCTCCCGACGGAAGCAAAACCAAATCCGGTGATTATAGTAAAAGGAAAAATTGTAACAGATAAAGGATTACCGATCGGCGCTGAAGTATTCTATGAATCTCTTACTACAAAAGAAAATAAAGGTTCTACCATTTCAGATCCAAATACTGGGAAATTTTCGATCGTATTACCGTACGGGGACAATTATGGATTCCATGCCAAAAAAGAAGGTTTTCTCCCAATTCATAGAAATAAAAATTTGACAGACAGCGAAAAATTATACCAAGAAGTAGAAGTGGATATGATACTTCCTAAAATCGAAAAAGGTGGGGAGATAATAATAAATAACCTCTTTTTTGAATCCAATCGCAGTGAAATAAAAAAAGAATCAGAACCTGAACTGGATAGACTCGGCGAAGTTATGAAAGCAAATAAGAACTTAGAAGTAGCAATTGAAGGACATACGGACAACGTCGGCAAAAATGCGGATAATATTGCTTTGTCTCTTGCTCGGGCCACTGCTGTTGCTGATTATATTACTAAAAAATTTGGAATTGAACCACATCGATTAAAAGTAGAAGGCAAAGGAGAAGAGGCTCCTGTAGTCGAAAATTTGACGGCAGAAAGCCGAGCTAAAAATCGTAGAGTTGTATTTCGAATAATAAAAAATTAA